Below is a genomic region from Pectobacterium polaris.
ACCCGCGCACAGATAGCAGGTCGGATCGTAAGGCGGTGGCGTAGCGCGATCCGGTTCATCCTGCTGCCCTTGCCAGGGGCGCTTGGCGCGATGCGGAGAAACCAGAATCCACTCGCCTTTCAGCGGGTTAAAACGGCGATGCGGATGTTCAGTCGGCTCAAACTGCATAAGCTATTCCTCAATACAAAACACAAATTCGGTACAACCGCGGCACCATCCGCAACCCATTGTAGGGCGCTAACAGTCCGTCAGAGATCTGGAAGAGGCATCAGGTCAGTCTGTAAACTCAGCCAGAAAAACCCCTTAATGTAATCAGTTTCACTATATGGCATGGATAAAATAGCTGTAATAATGCTGAACAACGATAGCAAGCTATCGTTTAGCTACCACACAAGTGTAATCGGTTACCCTAAATTTAAACCTCGGAATAGTATTTTGGAAGAGAGAAATGACCGATGATTGTTGATAGCGATCACATAAGTACGGTCTGGATCAAAAAGGAAAGGTGGTCGGATAGGTAACATCGCCCAAAAACCTGTACATTTATAAATATAAGTAATCGATTTTTTCTTTTAACTTGTGCGTTAGGCTACGGTCCGCCTCACCACGCATTTGACCGCTCAGGAATGCCAATGGCCACAATAAAGGATGTTGCTCGTCTATCAGGTGTATCAGTCGCTACGGTTTCGCGTGTAATTAATAACTCGCCTAAAGCCAGTACCGCCTCAAGGGAAGCCGTACACAAGGCCATGGCGGAGCTGCAATATCATCCGAATGCCAATGCCAGAGCGCTCGCGCACCAAAGTGCAGAGACTATGGGGCTGGTTGTCGCGGATGTGTCCGATCCCTTTTTCGGGACGATGGTTAAATCTGTCGAACAAATTGCCCAGGCAACCGGCAACTTTCTGCTAATTGGTAACGGCTATCACAATGCCGAACAGGAAAAGAAAGCCATTGAGCAGTTGATTCGCCACCGCTGTTCCGGGCTAGTCGTGCATGCAAAGATGCTTTCAGATGAGGAACTGGCGGCGCTGATGAGCCACATTCCTGACATGGTGCTCATCAACCGCACGTTACCCGGTTATGAAAATCGCTGCGTTGCGCTCGACGATCGCTATGGCTCCTGGCTGGCAACGCGTCATTTAATTCAGGAAGGCCATCAGCGGATCGGTTTTCTCTGTTCTAATCACCAAATTTCCGACTCCGCCGACCGTCTGCAAGGCTATGTGGATGCGCTGCAAGAGCACGGCATCGCACGGGATGAACGCCTCATTGCCCGCGCTTCACCGGACGAAGTGGGCGGCGAATCAGCCATGATGGAGCTGCTGAGTCGGGGCGGCAACATGACAGCAGTCGTGTGCTACAACGATTCCATGGCCGCCGGCGCCCTTTCTGTCCTGAGTGATAACAGCATCAGCGTACCGCAGGATATGTCAGTAGTCGGGTTTGATGACGTACTGATCGCCCGCTACCTCCGCCCTCGCCTGACGACCGTGCACTATCCGGTTTCCGCCATGGCAATTCAGGCCGCAGAATTAGCCATCGCGTTATCCCACGGTAAACAGCTCAGTGAAACCACGAACATGTTTAGCCCGACGCTGGTACGCCGCCATTCTGTTAGTCCCCCATCCCGTAAGAAATAACCGTTTTTTATCACTCAGCTTGCCCGATGCGGTCATCCCTCGCATCAGGCAAGCGCGACATCATTGCCTTTCTACACTTACACGCCCTGTGCTTTATTTCTCTTCCGCAGACACCCTTTCACTCTTTTTCTAAAATGTTTCCTACTCGGCATCGCATCACTCCTTTTATGTAACGCCGCCGATTCTGACATAAAAAAATTTTATGCTGCATTTTAGTCACGCTAGAAAAACGTGTAACCAGTTACACACCATTATGCAGCGAATAACACCGCACCATTGCTGATAAACAATCAAAGCACCACCTGTAACATCGTTACATCAGTGTAAATATTGGTGTAACTCTTTTGTATTTTGTGAGAACTATCATGTCACGCACCATTTTATTCCCCCATAATCCTTCGCCATGAGTGGAAACGTTTTACCTCCGTTCACGTCATGTTATTTGGAACATCCACATTCTTACCCGAATAAGCGAAAGGTATATTATGAAAAGAAAACTGCTGACGACATCCATTGCACTGAGTTTGGCAATGCTGGCAACCCCTTCTTATTCTGTTGATTTTTCAGGATACTTCCGTTCTGGCGTGGGTGCTTCAAACCACGGAAAACAACAGGCAGCCGATAAAAGTTATGTGGGAAGATTAGGTAACGAAGATGACACCTACGGCGAAATCCAATTAGGGCAGCAGCTGTATAACGAAAATGGGAAAACGTTTTACTTCGATAGCATGATTTCCATGTTCTCCAACGGCTCGAACGATAATGAAACGACAAAAAATGACGATGCCGAATTTGGTTTGCGCCAGTTAAACCTTCAGGCAAAAGGGTTTGTACCTGGCCTGCCGGATGCCACGGTATGGGCGGGGAAACGTTACTATCAGCGTCATGACTTGCACATCATTGATACCAAATACTGGAATATCTCCGGTGCGGGTGCCGGGATCGAAAACGTCAAAGCGGGTGAAGGCGCGTTCTCTTTTGCCTGGATCCGTGCCGATGCTGAAAACATGAACGTCGACTGTAGCAACAGCATTAACAGTCAGGAATGTCAAAGCAGAACAGACACCTACGACGATCTGAATATCAACTATCTGGACGCACGCTATGCGGGCTGGAAGCCGTGGGACGGCGCGTGGACGGAGTTCGGTATCTCCTACGCGATGCCAAATGAAGCGGACACGCAGAAAAATATCTTCCTCGCGGAAGGGCAAAAATTCGATCCTAAAAACTCGATGATGATCACGGGCGAGCTCAGCCACTACTTCTCTGGCCTCAAATCTAACCAGAAACTGGTGCTGCAATATGCCGACAAAGGGCTGGCGCACAACATGGTCGATCAGGGCGGCGGCTGGTATGACGTCTGGAGCATCAACGACAGCGCCAAAGGCTACCGCGTCATTCAGGCCGGTGATCTGCCGATCACTGATAATATTTCTCTTAGCCATGTTCTGACCTACGGTAAAGCGGATGAAATCAGCCGCTGGCGCGACAGCACAGAATTATTGTCTGCGGTAGGTCGCGGCCAATATGTCTGGACCAAGAACCAAAAAACCTATCTGGAAGCTGGCGCATATCAGAAAAAAGACAGCTGGAAAGCGGGTACAGAAACCAAATACAGTGGTGAGAAATACACGCTGGCACATGCCTTCACCGCCGATATTCCCATGATGACACGCCCGGAACTGCGCTTCTTCGTGTCTTACCAAAACCGTGGAAATGAAAACCGCAACACCTTCAACGACGCTCGCAGCAATGCAGTGAACTTCGGTATTCAGGCAGAAGCCTGGTGGTAATACCGCACTAACCCTCAGCTCGACGGGCCCATCATTCCCGTCGGGTATTTCCCAAAAGGCTTTTTTCGGAAAGCCTTTTTCTATTGCGGATATCTACGCACTCACTGTTTTTCTTACATCGGCGTAAAAAATCGCGCTGAGGTGTACATGATCGCCGGATGAGCGGCATGGACGCCGCGAAAGGCTGCGCCGCGTCGGACAAAAACGTCGAGACGTTTTTGAACAGCACTTGTGCTGGCCCGAAGGGCGAGCCCCGTTTATGGGGCGAGTAAACGCGTCGCAGGCGGTCCGAATAGCGAGCATGAACACCGAAGGCACCGCGAAGCGGCGCGAATCACGCCGAAAAGCCAGTGGTCAAGGCGCTGCGGCGATTGAGCGCGCCTTGTCGGGCGTGTAACGATGTTACAGAGAAATAAGGTGCCTAACACGCACGAAACACTTACACCGCATCAGCATAAAGAAAAACAGCTTCTACAATAGGCCGTAGACAGCAACAGAAACAGCGCCGTTAAGGGCGCTGTTTGGCAGGATGCGTTAATTCTTCAGACTCAATAAGCTAACTAGCCGCTGATACGCAGGCCATCGGCGTTGAACACCAGACAGTTACTGGGTGAGAAGAAAACCTCAATGTGTTCATACGGCTTGAAGGCGCTGTCGCCCGCCAGCAGAAGCTTGAAGTTATCAATGCCGCAGCATTGGCCGAACAGGTAGGTGCTATTACCTAAGCGTTCGACAACCTCGCAGCCGAATGACAGGCGAATCCCCTCGCCTTCTGGTGACACATGTTCAGGCCGCAGCCCCAGTGTTACCGTGCTGCCAACGCTCAGTTCACCGGTACGGATCGGCAGCTCAAGCTGTAGCTGGTCGGCAACATTCACCGTCAGGCTATCCGGCGTCCAATCGATGACCTGCGCAGGCAGGAAATTCATTTTTGGCGAGCCGATAAAGCCCGCGACAAACTGATTAACCGGATGATAATAAAGCTCCATCGGCGATCCTACCTGCTCGACTTTGCCGTAATTCATGACCACGATTTTATCAGCCAGCGTCATGGCTTCGACCTGATCGTGCGTCACATAGATCATCGTCGTTTTCAATTCCTGATGCAGTTTGGCGATGTGCAACCGCATATCAACGCGCAGTTCCGCATCCAGATTCGACAGCGGTTCATCAAACAGGAACACTTTCGGGTTACGCACGATAGCGCGCCCTATCGCCACACGCTGGCGCTGACCGCCGGATAGCTCTTTCGGTTTGCGCTCTAGCAGGTGAGACAGTTGCAGCGTCTTCGCCACCATCTCGATCTGGTGCTTAATCTGGTCTTTCGGGACACCATTCACGCGCAGGCCGTAGCCCATATTCTCAGCGACGGTCATGTGCGGGTACAACGCATAAGACTGGAACACCATCGCCACGCCACGGTGAGCGGGTGCAACATCATTCACCACTGCTTCATCAATCATGATTTCACCGCCTGTGACATCTTCCAGCCCGGCAATCATTCTCAGCAACGTCGACTTACCACAGCCAGACGGCCCAACAAAAACGGCGAACTCGCCATCCGCAATCGTCAGATTCACATCGTGAAGCGTAATCGTTTTGCCAAAATGCTTACTCACTCTATCCAACTGGATCGACGCCATAACGGTAACCTCTTGATAATTTTGCTTTTCAGGATATAAGCGCTGAGTCACAACGGCCCAGTGGTCGTCTACTCAAAATGGCTCGGTAGCCCTTCCAGACGCATTAGCATCCGGCCAGGTTTACCTGCACGCTGGTCATAATTGCAATATAACAGCATGGTGTAACCGTTTGCACAAACAGGGGGTTACTTTTGTGCATAAGATCACAGCCTTTACATGTTTCGCTGGCAGACGTGGCGCACTCTGCTTAATGTAATCGCCATTGGTGTAACCGTTATCCTAGTTTGTGGAAAACGCGCAATAAAGCGTCAAGCGCCACACAGCGACGATCGCCAAACAACGTGTACTGTTAAATGCCTCATTCCCTGCCGTGTGATGTAACGTTACACCCACATCGCACAGGGACAGCAAAAACGGTGAAAACGGGAAAGTACGCGACAATTTCCGACCATGATTGGCCCACCAGGGCTTTGAGGACTAATGATGAAAATGAAAACACTGACCACCGTCATTATGATTTCACTGGGTATCACCGGCGTACTCAGCAAATCAGCACTGGCAGCCGACAAAGAACTTCTGGTATGGGAAGATATCAAGAAATCCGACGGCATCGCCGACGCGATAAAAGCCTTTGAAAAACAGAATAATGTCAAAATCAAAGTGCTGGAAACGCCCTACGCGCAGCAGATTGAGAAACTCCGTCTGGATGGCCCAGCAGGAATCGGCCCAGATGTGATCGTGATGCCACACGATCAGGTGGGTACCGCCGTAGTTCAGGGGTTGATTAGCGAACTGAAGCTGGATCAGACATTCCTGTCGAGTTTCACCAAACCGGCACTGGAAGCACAAACCTATAATGGTAAGCTGTACGGCGTGCCGAAAGCCGTTGAAACCACCGTACTGGTGTACAACAAAGATCTGATGCCACAGCCGCCGGAAAAATTCGACGACCTGTTCACCTTCTCCAAACAGCAACGTGCAGAAGGCCGTTACGGCCTGCTGGCGAAATTTGACGAGATTTATTACGCCTATGGCGTCATCGCCGGGATGGGTGGCTACATTTTCGGGCAGAACAGCAACGGTTCACCGAACGTAAAAGACATCGGTCTGGATAAAAAAGCCACCATCGATGCCGTCAACTACATCAAGAAATTCTACGCCGATGGCCTGTTCCCGCCGGGTATCGTCGGTGAAACCGGCGCTAACGCGATCGATTCCCTGTTTACCGAGAAAAAGGCCGCTGCCGTCATTACCGGCCCGTGGGCATTCCAGCCGTATAAAAACGCCGGCGTAAACTATGGCGTCGCGCCACTGCCGCTGCTGCCAAACGGTGAGCATCCACGTTCGCTGCTGGGCGTGAAAGGCTACAGCATCTCCACCTACTCCAAGAACAAAGAGCTGGCGCAGAAATTCATTGAGTTCATCAATCAGCCTGAGTACGCCAAAATCCGCTTCCAGTTAACCGGTGAAATCCCACCGATCGCTGCGCTGGTTGACGATCCGCTGATTAAGGACGACGAAAAATCCCGTGCTGTCGCGATCCAGTCTGGCTATGCCGTTCCTATGCCGAGCGTACCGGAAATGCAGGAAGTCTGGACACCCGCGAACAGCGCGCTGCAACTGAGCGTGACCGGTAAGCAGGACACCAAAGCGGCGCTGGAATCTGCCGTGAAGATTATCAAAATGCAGATCGAAGCTAACCACAGTAACCAGTAATCCCCCGCACCACCGTGGGTCAACATGGGATCCCTTATTTCTCCCCAATCGGTTTCGGGGTGTGTAGGGGAACCCCATGTTTTGAAGAAAATGGAGGTAGATGTGACCGTCAACGCTAGCGGCCTTACGCCACAAGAAAGAGGATGTCGCCACGCCAGAACGGCTGTATTGCTGGCGCTCGTCCCCGGACTCGGACAGATTTATAATCGCCAGTTCGTCAAAGGCACGCTTTTCTTTATCGTCATGGTCTGCTTCATCGGCATATTCCATGATTTCCTGCGAAACGGCGCCTGGGGGCTCATCACGCTGGGCACCGAGCTGCCGCGCGATCACTCTATTTTTCTGCTAGCAAAAGGCATTATCAGTGTGATCGTCGCTGCTTTTGGCGTCGGCGTTTACTATCTCAGCCTGCGCGATGCTTACGTGTGCGGCACCAGACGCGATAAAGGCCTGCCGTTGAACAGCGTGAAGAAGCAATATCAGATGCTACTGAGCGAAGGCTTCCCTTATCTGATGATCACGCCCGGCTTCATCCTGCTGGTCTTTGTCGTGGTTTTCCCGATTATTTTCGGCTTTTCCATCGCCTTTACCAATTACAACCTCTACCACACGCCGCCCGCCAAACTGGTCGACTGGGTGGGGATGACGAACTTTATCAACATTTTCCGGCTCGATCTCTGGCGTTCGACATTCTTTGACGTGCTGCAATGGACGGTGATTTGGACGCTGATTGCGACCACACTTCAGTGCGCCGTGGGCATCCTGCTGGCGATTTTGGTGAACCAGAAAGGCCTGCGTTTCAAACCGCTGATCCGCACCATTCTGATCCTGCCGTGGGCGGTGCCGGGCTTCGTTACCATTCTGGTTTTCGCAGGGATGTTTAACGAAACGTTTGGCGTGATTAATAACGGCATTCTGGCCGCATTGGGGATTGAGCCTAAAGCGTGGATGACCGATCCGTTCTGGACCAAGACCGCGCTGATTCTGATGCAAACCTGGTTAGGCTTCCCGTTTGTGTTCGCCATGACGACGGGCGTATTGCAGGCGATTCCTGACGATTTGTACGAAGCCGCAACGATTGATGGCGCCAGCAGCTGGTACAAGCTGACCACTATCACGCTGCCGCTGGTGCTCTACTCCATTGCGCCTATCATCATCACGCAGTACACGTTCAACTTTAATAATTTCAACATCATCTATCTGTTCAACAATGGTGGACCAGCAGTGATCGGCTCCAACGCAGGTGGGACGGATATTCTGGTGTCTTGGATTTATAAGCTGACCATGTCTTCTTCCCAATATGCGATCGCAGCCAGCATCACCATTCTGCTGTCGATTTTTGTCGTGGGAATCGCGCTGTGGCAGTTCCGCGCAACCAATTCCTTCAAACAAGACAACATGGCATAGGAAAGCGCGCAGATGAAAAAACACAGCGTTAAACGCCAGAATTTTATCAAACTCGGCCTGACCTACCTGCTGCTGACGATCGTGGCGGTCATCATTATTTATCCACTGATCTGGACGGTAGGCGCGTCATTGAACCCCGGCAACAGCCTGCTCAACACCTCGATCATCCCAGATAACTTCTCCTTCATTCACTATGAGGAGCTGTTTAACGGCCAGATTGACTACGCCGCGTGGTACTGGAACTCGATGAAGATCAGCTTCCTGACCATGATTTTGACGCTCGTCAGCGTCAGTTTCACCGCGTATTCCTTCTCTCGCTTCCGCTTTCGCGGTCGCCAGAACGGGCTGATGCTGTTTCTGCTGTTGCAGATGATTCCGCAGTTCTCTGCCCTGATCGCCATCTTCGTACTGGCACAGATGCTGGGGCTGGTGAACAGCCATATTGCGCTGGTGCTGGTTTACGTCGGCGGCATGATCCCGATGAACACCTATCTGATGAAAGGCTATCTGGATGCCATTCCGAAAGATCTGGATGAGTCCGCGCGTATGGACGGCGCGGGTAACTTCCGCATCTTTATCGAGATCATCATGCCGCTGTCCAAGCCGATCATCGCGGTGATCGCCCTGTTCTCGTTTACCGGTCCGCTGGGTGATTTCATTCTCTCCAGCACCATCCTGCGTACGCCGGATCAGTACACGCTGCCCATCGGGCTGTACAACCTGGTCTCGCAGAAGATGGGTGCCAGCTACACCACCTACGCCGCGGGTGCCGTGCTGATCGCGGTGCCAGTCGCCATTCTTTATCTTTCATTGCAAAAGTACTTTGTCTCCGGCCTGACTTCCGGCGGAACCAAAGGGTAATTACTCAACATCTGTACAAATTCCAGGAACGTAAAATGAAAATGAAAAAACGCGTACTGATGGCCGCCATGCTCGCCACTGGCCTGCTGACTGTCTCCCTGCCGCAAACCCTGTATGCCGCAGAAAATGTGACGATCAACGCATTGACGAACGTCCCTGCCGACTTCATTAAAGGCGCGGACATTTCCATGCTGAACGAGGTGGAAAAGCACGGCGGAAAATTTTATGACGAGCATGGCAAGCAGAAAGACGCCATGCTGATCCTGAAAGAAAACGGCATTAACTATATCCGTCTGCGTATCTGGAACGATCCGAAAGATGCGGCAGGCAATGGTTACGGCGGCGGCAATAACGATCTGGCGACCACGCTGGCGCTGGCTAAACGCGCCAAAGCGAACGGTATGAAAGTGCTGCTGGATTTCCACTACAGCGATTTCTGGACCGATCCGGCCCACCAAAACAAGCCCAAAGCCTGGTCTGGCCTCAACGTCGCGCAGCTCACGACTGCCGTACATGACTACACCAAAGCCACGATTAGCGAATTCCAGAAAGCGGGCGTCATGCCGGATATGGTGCAGATCGGTAACGAACTGAACGGCGGAATGTTGTGGCCGGAAGGAAAAAGCTGGGGTCAGGGTGGCGGTGAATTCGATCGCCTCGCGGCGCTGCTGAAAGCCGGTATTCAGGGCGTGAAGGACGTACAGGGCGCGAATAACGTCAAGATCATGCTGCATCTGGCGGAAGGCACCAAAAACGACACCTTTATCTGGTGGTTCGATGAAATCGTCAAACGTAATGTCCCGTTTGATGTGATTGGTGCCTCGTTCTACACCTACTGGAACGGCCCTATCAGCGCGTTGCAGTACAATATGAACGACGTCACCAAGCGCTACAATAAAGACATCATTGTGGTTGAAGCAGCTTATGCCTACACGCTGGAAAACTGCGATAACGCAGAAAACAGCTTCCAGCAAAAAGAGCTGGATGCAGGCGGCTACCCGGCCTCCGTTCAGGGTCAGGCCAATTACCTGCACGATTTGATGCAAAGCGTCATCAACGTCCCCAACCAACGCGGCAAAGGCGTCTTCTATTGGGAGCCAATCTGGCTGCCGACTCCCGGCGCAACCTGGGCTACGAAAGCTGGCATGAAATACAACAACGACGAATGGAAGGAAGGCAACGCGCGGGAAAATCAGGCGCTGTTCGATTGCAAAGGCAACGTCCTGCCTTCCATCAAAGCGTTTAAGTAAGCCGTAAACCGTATTCAACGCGTTGACAACCCGTTTAGGAGAGAACGATGTTCAAATTCCCCCATTAAGCAGCAAGGTGCCTGTTCTGCTGCACGGCGCAGACTATAACCCTGACCAATGGCTGGACGATCCCGAGGTTCTGGAAAAAGACATTGAGATGATGAAGCAGACCCAGTGCAACGTCATGTCCGTGGGCATTTTTAGCTGGTCCGGGATTGAGCCGGAAGAAGGCCGCTACGAATTTGGCTGGCTGGACGGCATCCTCG
It encodes:
- a CDS encoding sugar ABC transporter permease, translated to MKKHSVKRQNFIKLGLTYLLLTIVAVIIIYPLIWTVGASLNPGNSLLNTSIIPDNFSFIHYEELFNGQIDYAAWYWNSMKISFLTMILTLVSVSFTAYSFSRFRFRGRQNGLMLFLLLQMIPQFSALIAIFVLAQMLGLVNSHIALVLVYVGGMIPMNTYLMKGYLDAIPKDLDESARMDGAGNFRIFIEIIMPLSKPIIAVIALFSFTGPLGDFILSSTILRTPDQYTLPIGLYNLVSQKMGASYTTYAAGAVLIAVPVAILYLSLQKYFVSGLTSGGTKG
- the galR gene encoding HTH-type transcriptional regulator GalR encodes the protein MATIKDVARLSGVSVATVSRVINNSPKASTASREAVHKAMAELQYHPNANARALAHQSAETMGLVVADVSDPFFGTMVKSVEQIAQATGNFLLIGNGYHNAEQEKKAIEQLIRHRCSGLVVHAKMLSDEELAALMSHIPDMVLINRTLPGYENRCVALDDRYGSWLATRHLIQEGHQRIGFLCSNHQISDSADRLQGYVDALQEHGIARDERLIARASPDEVGGESAMMELLSRGGNMTAVVCYNDSMAAGALSVLSDNSISVPQDMSVVGFDDVLIARYLRPRLTTVHYPVSAMAIQAAELAIALSHGKQLSETTNMFSPTLVRRHSVSPPSRKK
- a CDS encoding maltoporin, with translation MKRKLLTTSIALSLAMLATPSYSVDFSGYFRSGVGASNHGKQQAADKSYVGRLGNEDDTYGEIQLGQQLYNENGKTFYFDSMISMFSNGSNDNETTKNDDAEFGLRQLNLQAKGFVPGLPDATVWAGKRYYQRHDLHIIDTKYWNISGAGAGIENVKAGEGAFSFAWIRADAENMNVDCSNSINSQECQSRTDTYDDLNINYLDARYAGWKPWDGAWTEFGISYAMPNEADTQKNIFLAEGQKFDPKNSMMITGELSHYFSGLKSNQKLVLQYADKGLAHNMVDQGGGWYDVWSINDSAKGYRVIQAGDLPITDNISLSHVLTYGKADEISRWRDSTELLSAVGRGQYVWTKNQKTYLEAGAYQKKDSWKAGTETKYSGEKYTLAHAFTADIPMMTRPELRFFVSYQNRGNENRNTFNDARSNAVNFGIQAEAWW
- a CDS encoding glycoside hydrolase family 53 protein yields the protein MKMKKRVLMAAMLATGLLTVSLPQTLYAAENVTINALTNVPADFIKGADISMLNEVEKHGGKFYDEHGKQKDAMLILKENGINYIRLRIWNDPKDAAGNGYGGGNNDLATTLALAKRAKANGMKVLLDFHYSDFWTDPAHQNKPKAWSGLNVAQLTTAVHDYTKATISEFQKAGVMPDMVQIGNELNGGMLWPEGKSWGQGGGEFDRLAALLKAGIQGVKDVQGANNVKIMLHLAEGTKNDTFIWWFDEIVKRNVPFDVIGASFYTYWNGPISALQYNMNDVTKRYNKDIIVVEAAYAYTLENCDNAENSFQQKELDAGGYPASVQGQANYLHDLMQSVINVPNQRGKGVFYWEPIWLPTPGATWATKAGMKYNNDEWKEGNARENQALFDCKGNVLPSIKAFK
- a CDS encoding extracellular solute-binding protein, which translates into the protein MKMKTLTTVIMISLGITGVLSKSALAADKELLVWEDIKKSDGIADAIKAFEKQNNVKIKVLETPYAQQIEKLRLDGPAGIGPDVIVMPHDQVGTAVVQGLISELKLDQTFLSSFTKPALEAQTYNGKLYGVPKAVETTVLVYNKDLMPQPPEKFDDLFTFSKQQRAEGRYGLLAKFDEIYYAYGVIAGMGGYIFGQNSNGSPNVKDIGLDKKATIDAVNYIKKFYADGLFPPGIVGETGANAIDSLFTEKKAAAVITGPWAFQPYKNAGVNYGVAPLPLLPNGEHPRSLLGVKGYSISTYSKNKELAQKFIEFINQPEYAKIRFQLTGEIPPIAALVDDPLIKDDEKSRAVAIQSGYAVPMPSVPEMQEVWTPANSALQLSVTGKQDTKAALESAVKIIKMQIEANHSNQ
- a CDS encoding ABC transporter ATP-binding protein encodes the protein MASIQLDRVSKHFGKTITLHDVNLTIADGEFAVFVGPSGCGKSTLLRMIAGLEDVTGGEIMIDEAVVNDVAPAHRGVAMVFQSYALYPHMTVAENMGYGLRVNGVPKDQIKHQIEMVAKTLQLSHLLERKPKELSGGQRQRVAIGRAIVRNPKVFLFDEPLSNLDAELRVDMRLHIAKLHQELKTTMIYVTHDQVEAMTLADKIVVMNYGKVEQVGSPMELYYHPVNQFVAGFIGSPKMNFLPAQVIDWTPDSLTVNVADQLQLELPIRTGELSVGSTVTLGLRPEHVSPEGEGIRLSFGCEVVERLGNSTYLFGQCCGIDNFKLLLAGDSAFKPYEHIEVFFSPSNCLVFNADGLRISG
- a CDS encoding sugar ABC transporter permease; amino-acid sequence: MEVDVTVNASGLTPQERGCRHARTAVLLALVPGLGQIYNRQFVKGTLFFIVMVCFIGIFHDFLRNGAWGLITLGTELPRDHSIFLLAKGIISVIVAAFGVGVYYLSLRDAYVCGTRRDKGLPLNSVKKQYQMLLSEGFPYLMITPGFILLVFVVVFPIIFGFSIAFTNYNLYHTPPAKLVDWVGMTNFINIFRLDLWRSTFFDVLQWTVIWTLIATTLQCAVGILLAILVNQKGLRFKPLIRTILILPWAVPGFVTILVFAGMFNETFGVINNGILAALGIEPKAWMTDPFWTKTALILMQTWLGFPFVFAMTTGVLQAIPDDLYEAATIDGASSWYKLTTITLPLVLYSIAPIIITQYTFNFNNFNIIYLFNNGGPAVIGSNAGGTDILVSWIYKLTMSSSQYAIAASITILLSIFVVGIALWQFRATNSFKQDNMA